A region of the Marmota flaviventris isolate mMarFla1 chromosome 3, mMarFla1.hap1, whole genome shotgun sequence genome:
ACTTACAAGTGAACTTCAAACCTTAAAAACCAAcccaaatattcaaagaaatgggAACTATGACCTGTTCCCCATTCACAAGGAAAAAATTGACTTCACTAAGGAGGAAAGCATAGAAAGTAACTTAAATGAAGATATAAAATCAAAGAGAATTTCAGAATTAGAGGCATTAGTAAGCAAGTTACTCCCACTCAGGGAAACAGTGTCAAAATTCCATGTGAATTTTTGTAGGAAATGTAAAAAATTATCTAAGAGTGAAATacacaggggaaaaaataatgagaaaaacaataaagacaTTCCTATCAACGGCAAGACTATTACAGATTTAAAATTCCATTCCCGAGTTCCAAGACATACACTATCATTCCTTGACCaaacaaaacatgaaataaaagacaaagaagggAAACCATTTATAGTAAAACACGGATCAGTAGTAgctgaaaatgagaaaacatctAAAGTCAATTCTGTCACTGAGCAGTGTGTTGCAAAAATTCAGTACTTACAGAATTACCTAAAAGAATCTATGCAGATACAGAAAAAAGTATCAGAACTGGAAAACGAAAATCTAACCCTGAAGACCAAAATAAAGCCTCTAGTCTTTACCACACAATCTCTGATACAGAAAATTGAAAGCCACGAAAAGCAACTGAAGAATTTGGTTGAAGAAAAAAACACTATTCAGTCCAAGTTAATTAAAGCAGAAGACGACAGCAAAGAATGTcttaaagaatttaagaaaataattagcaaatATAATGTTCTCCAAGGCCAAAACAAAATgcttgaggaaaaaaatagtcaGCTTGCTTTGGAGAAGCAACAAATGTTGGATGCATTTGATCAGCTAAAAAGTAAGGAACATAAAATTCAGAACGATATGGCCCTTGTCACTAGTGAAAATAATAGAATGAGTATAGAAATGGaagcaatgaaaacaaatattctcttgatacatgatgaaaaagacaTTCTGGAGAAAAAAACATACCAGCTCCTCCAAGACAAAAGTTCACTTGAAAATGAGCTAAAAGAAAACCAGCTGGAGATCCTGCAgctaaaagagaaggaaagactgGCAAAAAATGAGCAAGAGTCGCTTCTTCAAATCTTAGAAacgattaaaaatgaaaaactgaaccTTGAAACAATATTACAAGATGCTACTACTGCTCGACaaatgatggaaagaaaaattgAGACTCTTCAAACTTACCAAAATGCTTCAGAAGAGAGttttctgaaagaaattaaaaatgcaaaatcagaagcaaatatttataaaaacagcttGTCAGAAATCAGCAAGGAATGCGAAATGTTATCAAAAATGGTAGTGGAAATTAAGACAGATAATCAAATTCTGAAAGAAGAACTAAAGAAACATAGtcaagaaaatatgaattttgaaaacaGCCTCAGTCGACTTACTGAAGACAAAATGCTTTTAGAAAACTATGTAAGAAGTATAGAAAATGAAAGGAACACCTTGGAATTTGAGATGCGGAATCTTCAGCGAGAATATTTGAGTTTAAGTGATAAAATTTCTAGTCAGCATCATGACCTAACAAAAATGACTCACATTTCAAGACGAGAGAAATTCCATTTTGACAACTATAATACTTATGAAGACACTTCTAATCCTAGGAGTAGGCCTTTAGCTCATGATTTGAAAGGTATGTATGTTGTGGTAGATTAGTAGAGACGTGTCAAGAGTCTTATAGCCTATTGGGCACTAACCAGAATACAGAAATAAGAAGGAAACTTTAAGATGAATACCATTTAGGTTATGAATAACATTCATAACCAATTTACTATATAATGGAATTATTGGgggattttgtgttttaaatgaaattcatattttatttatattactcaTATACATTGAATATGCAAAAAGAATCTTTGGGCAGGGAGcaagagttttaaaattattattctgaaGTATATTAAgcattcccattttaaaaaaataaatactctttttttttccaggaattcCAAGTAAACTGTATCAAATGTTTCcatccaaaatatgtaaataaatttccAAAACTCAATGTTTCCAATACTTTTGTCCAAGTACTTTTTCCCACAGCATAGGATTATAATTACCTTTTAATTGATTaaactagtttttaaaatcagaatttgtcAAGAACTGTGAATAAACTGAGATTTTACCCAATTAGTAAGCAAATGTTAGCCTGCCACAATTTTATGGAATCTAGTAAAAGACATGAAACTCCTGGATCAGAGATAAAGAAAAGGTTTGTTATAATGATAGCAGTAGATAGAGTATTGACATTTTTGCATCATTTCTCCAAGGCTTAATTCCTGAAGAGAACTACAAAGTGGGCTGCATTATAGGAGAGAAACCCTGAGTTTATGAAAGCCAAATATTTTATAGTGTGCAGTAAGCATGACTGCTCTTTGCTCTAGATGGAAACACTATTTTATTGAGAGTAAGATTCCTAACTTGTCTCCAAAGGAAATACAAGCTGTAGCTTCCAAAGCTATGAGCAAAACTGTCCTTTGCTCCAGAGGACAGCACTCATTATTCTTGTCTATAAGCTATACAATTCcttgttgaattttgtcaaatgttttttctgcatggTTTTCCCCCTTTAATTTAAAgggtaaattaaattaattttgaagtattacatcaaccttgcattcctggatcAAGCCCCACTGGGTCactttatattattcttttaatgtatacTCCTGGATttgttttgataatattaatcattttgttaagaatttctaCTTCTGTATAGGATATTGGTTTGTTACATTATTTTTTGCAAGAATTATTGGGGAATTGGTATTAttgataagtaatattatttcttccttattacATAATGGAATTCACCAGAGGGTCTGGATTTTTCTAAATGCAATGGTTCCAAATTGCAAAATGAATTTTACTAATTGATATACAACTattcaggttttctatttctctttatattttgaaaaattggaCATTCTGAAGAATTTGTACATTCAAGTTCTTAAGTGTAGTGGCATGAAGCTGTTAGTAATAGTCCATATGTTTTTAATGTCCAGAGGACCTGTGACAATATACTCTTAACTTCTGACACAGATAATTTGGggttctccttttttttaatttctttttcctttatcagTCTTGCTAGAGCTATATCAATGTCATCGCTCTTTTTTGGATACCAGCTTCTTGTTTCATTAACTTttttctctgttgatttttttattccattgattTCTGTTCCTCATTTaaccattttcttccttctgcttattttggtattaatttgttctttctttagtttcttaAGGTGGAAGATTAGGTATGTGGTTTGAAACCCTCGTCTTTATCTACTCTGTACATTTAAAGCTATAACTTTCAAGCACCACTTTAGCTGCACCACACTCATGTTTTTTCACttagttcaaaatatttcctcttttattagttattgtttgATCTAGCTGAATATTTAGAAGCAACTTgcttaatttcaaatatttggagattttcaGATATCTTACTGTTACTGATGCAGAAATTATGTATGATCACAGAGCATACTACACATAATTTGGTTGTTTTGATTCGGGAAGACTTATTTTATTGCCCAGAATATGTTCTATCCTGGTTAATGTaaacttgagaagaatgtatattctgctaTTATTGAATGGAGTGTTCTATAAATGTAACTCAGCAGAGGTGGTTACAGTGTTGAAAAAATCTGCATCTTTACTGCTCTTCTGTCTACTTGTTCAATTACTGATAGAGAAATAGGAAAATGGGTTTTCTCATTCtatcagtttttgtttcatgtgttttaaagtctttgatgtgtgcatgcacatttAGCACTATTCTATCTTATTGGTGAACTGTTCCCTTTATTATGAAATAACCCTCTTTATCCCTGATGATACTCCTTGTTCCAAAATCTTTGACTGATACTACTCTAGTCCCGCTAGTTGTTGTTAGTGTTTACATAGCATTATatgtttttctatccttttattttGTAATGCTGAATTGgaaggaaaaatttttaataatcaaaCAGTATATACCATCAAAAATTGACTACTAAACCCTGAAAGtcaaatgtaaaatcaaataacTGAGAAAAGAACTAATGATGAGCAGTATACCCTTTTAAACACAGAACTAAGATTAAAGAATAGTAAGAATTATAATTACAAAGTagtatatcatttaaaaaacattggCAAAATAGAACAAAGCAAATATAAGCGAACAGTTAGGTACacccttttacttttatttaaccTGTCTTTTGTCTATTGTGTTTACTGCCACATCTCAGTGCCCAGAAATATGCCTGGaacttttgttaaataaataataaatgaaaaagctGCCACTGTGCTAGAGAGTATCCGATAAAGCTTGGATATTCACTTGGTAGGAATGTTATGAAGACTTTTAAGCATCAAGAAGTTTAAATGAGACAACATTTTAGGTCTTTTCCTAACGGAAGTGTAATGACCCCACATTTCTTTGTGAAGATTTTTATGGCTTTCCGGCTATTTCCCATAGGTTTCTAACCAGTGTCCTTAATAAGATATGGGACAGCACAAACTGGCAAAAGACCTTTCCAGTCAACTTGTGCTCTATACTTGATCTCCTAGAAGTAAATAATCTCCACCTTACTCTATTCTCTAATTCTGATAATACATTTAAGAATTATCATTCTTTCTATGGAGAACTGGTAAACTAGGGTACAAAATGGAATCATAAATTGATGGAAAGCAGACAGAATGCCtggctttgtttttgttggttgTGCTATGTTGGACAATATACTTGACATCTGTTTCCCTCCATTTCTTAATTTGTtaaatgaagattaaataataaatataaacaatatgtaATCATATGGGGTGGTGTCATGACACAAGGCTAAACCAGTCAGgatcactccaggtgaactgagctggcacacagagacagagaaataccttttcctttgggttctgggatggctcctctgacccagctcccacaaaggaggcaaggtaggcaagaaaaagaaagagcacaACTGGAACCTGGTTTTATTGGGGataagccattcaaatgaggcaaggggtaggattacaaacgAACAGGTGAGTGCAACTCAACCCACCAGGTGacacctactcctggagccatgcCTCATTATCTCAGTGGAGATAAAGCCCAAGTTATTGTAGGACTTAAGGACTTAAGGGCATGTATTTCCAGAGCAGCTCCCAACAAGATAGTACTTGACACTATTATAATAAACATTCTATaagcatttttgtattttaaatgagttaatatttttaaatcaattataactaataaaattcaaattagcaAATACAACTTATTTACAAAAACTACTTGATGGATGGATTCTCCCTGTGACCTACCTGCACGGCCAGTGAACAGTTGAACAGCTCTGAAACATGAGCCATGAGCAGATTGAAAATAtagtgagaataaaaaaatagaaataaagaaaaaaaaggcaaagacatgaaaaatagaTGTAGTGGGCCAGTTGGTGAGAGAGTCCTAAAGGAATCTTAAGCAACAAGAGCAGGGGCTCCGTGTGTTAATTTTATAGGTCTTAAACATCAAAGGGATTCACTGTGAAAAGGCTTCTTGAGGTGAATAGGAAGATGTTGTGAGCAAAACAGTTTAATTGGAGTTTATCAGTTTGCACTCATCTACTTCTGGGCTGCCAGGATTAGAATTCAAGGCTTTTGAACTAGTAAATTCCATGACAAACACGGAATTCTATCAACAGGAGTTATTTACAAATGGGCATTTGCCTCCTTGCCAAAGGATTCCCAAGAGAGGAATCTCATTGTCCAAGGttacagagaaataccttttcctTTGGGTTCTGGGATGGCTCTGGGATGGAGTCCCAGCTCCCAAAAATGGATAATAATgattagtcttttaaaaaaatgtgtgtgtgttgtatagccagggaaatatttttaatttggtctttGTGATAATTCTTCTAGGTAGATTATGAGCAAAGAGTCTccagaggttaagtaatttgcttcAATATACATAGCTAGTAATAGGTTGAACCTGGTTTATTATTCTTAATGTATGCTGCATACACtttaatataaaaagaacaaaaaagtctCTAAAGACTTTAAATAAGTCTCTAAAATCTCCAAAGAAACAGGATAAGATTTCCAGAAATGGGTGATGTCACTGCTTAACTTTTTCTCTAGTTCCCTTAGAAGTGTCTTGACACTCTCATTTCTTTGGAATTAAGTTTTTCTTCCATGATCAAATTAACATCCACAATCTTTGTTTAGATTCTGAGCCTTGAACAAATACAATTAGATGATATGTAGCAGAAATTAATGGCTGTCTAAGCaagatttttcttccctttttcactGTTGGTGGACACAGAATATTCAAGTCACATAGGCTTCTTTTGGGAAAGCAGATACCTTGATGTCGAAGTCTTCAAGAGATAGGATGCCAGTGACTCTTACCTGCTCATGCCTGAGTTCTGAACAATAAAGCTGCTTCACGGGAAACTATTTcatgctgtatttttttatttccaaagcttaaaaaaaaaaatgaacttgtaAGAAAACAATCAGCCAGGTGCACtcctggcacatgcctataatcccagtgattctgaaggctgaggaagaaggattgcaagttcaggaccagcctgagcaactttgtAAGGcactaagaaatttagtgagaccctatctcaaaaatgaaatatttacaaaaaggggtggggacgtggctcagtgattaagcacccttgctttcaatccctaaaacaaaacaatgggCATCCTTGTTTGCACCCCTTTAATTGAATGCGTGTTCCTCTCCTGAGTCCCAAAAATCTTAATTTGTTTACATGTTTTATGATTCCTTTTACTGGTTTCTGCATCTACTTTTCTGAAAATCAATACAGTGATGTAGACCCTAGATGAAGTCTGCCACTGTCATACTATTAATCATACTTTTCAGTAAGGTTATGAGTGTTCCCATCTATGAATATATTATGTAAACCATGCATTGCTTTAAAAAGACacacttttaataaaaattaattgcaGTTAATAAAAGATAGAGTTAAAATGGGCAATTACATAGATATTCATAAAGTCTACATATAAAGCTACAACctcaaaagaatatataaaactcaGTAATATTTATCAATATAGAACTATAAATTTGATTCAGTTATGTGCTGAAAAACTAATAAAGCCATTTCTATTTGGAAGACATAGGTCACCTTTGAATCAAATTATACCcatgataatatttttaagacatCCATTGCCCACTAATTAATTATAaagcatgaatttttttaaaaaaattaaaaatagcaaaaattctTTAAACTATCTTTACCCTTTCAAAAACCTTAACATAGTTCTCTCCAATGGAAAACAATGGGACACAAAGGAAAAGAGTCCTAAAACCTCTCCAGTCCAATTTTCAGCTCTGAAGAGCCTAGACTGGTAGGGGAACAAATACTCAAAAAGCATCATTGGTCAAAAATAACTTCCCTAATacattttaagattccttttcAAAATACAAACATCACTACCTCTTGCCCCATTGAATTGAAGACTATTGGAGACCACACTATAAATAACAGtaatatatttaatcatatttaaagcacatttttaaaagagagagggcAGATTAAGAAGAAAGAACTTGGGAACTAAAGCATTGGAGTGATCTGGATGCTCTAAGAGAGGCAGCTTTACAGGAACGTGAGAGAATACCAAAAACAAATCCATCTTACAAATTATAAGAATGAATCCATGCATTCCCCCTCTCCCCTTCAACTTATCTTGGAGCTGCCATTGGCTAAGTAATCTGATGTTCTACCTAAGTTACAAATAGAAGATATGACACCATGAGTTGAAACATATGTCTCactataatgtatacatatataaattgtGCAATATAAATGGATCTAATATGTTTCTTTGTTTAGAGTGTTAATGGTAAGCTATGACAGTTGGATAACTATCAGTACAGTTTTTCAACACTCTGAGAAGAAGAAGCAAGTTAAGAATTTGTGGTGTACAGTCTACTCCTCCAGCCTTCTCTGTTCCTGTCCTCAACTGTGAAATTTTAAGATTCCAAGTAATAGattatatttaaagattttataacatttttcagCATTATACTCTGCTTAGGAACACAAATCTAAAACATAAGTCAGAAATCGCATGTTAAATTATTAGCAAAAACTATTTATTAAGTAGTAGTACTAAAATCAGGAAGAATATTGGAGTTGGAGGTTAAATTTCTTTTCAAGGCTCGAGCTATCTGTTCCACACActttgcattttgcattttttcaaataattagctCTTGATGACAAGTTACTGGTAGTAAGGATTTAGAAAGTTACGTGTCTTGCAGTTGCTAATAGGACTGTAATGAAGCAGTCTTGTAGTTCTTCATATTGAGTGccctaaaattgaaaaataaaggcacatttaattttatacatGCAGATAATATATccacattttctataaaatttttacattaaaaatttacaCTGATATATTTGATGACATATTAATGATCCAGAAACAAAATTTGTCTCACAAACTTAGAAAACTTATCTTTTATTAAAGTCagataaatttagaaaacataattTAACAGGAGAAACAATTATGTAACAAATTTTAACTCTTATTGTCCAAaggtttattcattttaaaattaggggAAAAGAAGCTAAAACTAGATGTGGGATATTTGTAATAATGTAAAATCAGATTTCAATAAAGTCAAAGCAATTAAACAGACAAATATAAGTATTATAAGTACATAAgtattatatatgcatttttaatcaACCAGAATATTTCCTGTTTGCAGAGAAGGTTATTTCAAAGCTAGGAGCAGAACTCTTAAGCCTCATTAAGATTCCTCACAattagcagggcatggtggcacatgctagTGTCCCAGCCACTcaaaaagctgaggcaggaggatcacatattcAAGCGTAGCCTCAGCCTTACTAAACTATAGtaaggctctaagaaacttaatgagaccctgtctcaaaaaagaaaaagaaaaaacgaTTCCTCACAAATGCTGAGAAATTCCCTTTAAGAAATAGCCAATGATAGTGTATACTGTTAAAGTACAAATATCAAGTAGTTTTAAATAACTAGAGATAAGGTGCTTTTTACAAGGGAAGACAGGTATATTGAAGGTGCTTAGATTTCTAAAGTcactcaaattttaatttttaaaagtgtatacataaatattttgaagtctaaaatttgaaaatattttttgactctTAGGCTAAATATAAGATATTCCTACCTTTTGACATTCAAACTCATTATACTTTCAATTGGTCTGCTTTTTGGTCCACTTGGGGGATGAAAAACCTTATCATCTTTTTTGGAAACCTCCTTTCCTGGTTTAAGCACATAAGGGTCAGTAGAATGTGATGGGTAAGGTTCAAATGTTCCTGCTTTCATTCCACCAGGCTACAAATAAAAATGAGTCCATTTAATGTGATTTtataacatactttttaaaaattaggttgtGAATAAGTTAATAGATACTTTTGTAATCTATGAagttagttttacatttaaagaagttatctttttgtttaattCAAATACCAGTAAAAGGTCTCGCTACCACCAATTCTATAAGGCTAAGATATTATATTCCAAAATTTCtccataaagacaaaaaaaaattatagtaaggtACTATTCTCAGATGTTACCAAGCATTAATGTTAGTGAGTTTCATCAAGCTATTGCCTTGTTAGGGTGAGTCTATTACTGAGGAAATGAGACCCAGCATATATTTTGATAGAGAAGGGAATAGGAAGTCTGAAATTAACATGTGTGTGCTAACCAGCAGGCAGTGATGGGGTAGACAGCTCCCTCAAAAAATGAACAACACATAGAAATAGAAGGTGAGAGGAAAATGTGATCCACTTTATACTTTTCTTGTAGTCTAGAGTAAGACAAAGTGCTTTTCTACCTATACAACAGACAAATATttgctttcactttttaaatggaTTTGACAGGATTTTTACCTATATATTACATAATCATTAAGAAAATTCTAGTTATAATAATCCATTTAATTAAGCcaaaatacacatgaaaattTAATTGATTTGAAAGACATGCTTATAGTTTTGCAAGTTTTCCAGACTGAGATTACAtagattattttgaataataataagaaaacttaaggaaagtaaaataaattaacttgaaaataaaatttaaaaaatttaaatgaataaattataaataggaaaatatatatgGTAACTAAACCTACCAAATGGTTCTTTAAAGAATGAACTAAACATATGAagcaatattagaaataaaaatttaaaaatagggtaAATCCATGCCTATGAggaatatcaaaatatataaaataatattttgtaaactTCTGTATTAATTTGAAACttgatttgaaatttgaaattttgacttaaataattttttaagatctTTTCATATAGTAATGTAAATTTTTCATATAGTaatatagtaaatttttaaatttgaaaacttgatttaaataattttttaagaaagtataaATGATCAGAATTGACCAAGAAGAGATAGAAATCCTATAGAAAACAGATACAATGTAAGAACTGAGAAAGCTGACAAAGAGCAACCTCTCTACTTCCCCTGTGAATTCTGAGGAATGGAAATTGATGGTAATATTTAAACTGTTACAGAACATGACGTAAAGGAAGGAAATCTCCCCAAGTATTTTAAGATGCTAGCATCTACttataccaaaataaacaagGCACTCGCACACACACAGTGCAGACTGAGAACTTACCTAGCATGGACCAGGCTCTGGGTTCGACACACAGcaccacacataaacacacacacacacacacacacacacacacacaaatgttggCATTTCATAAATAATGGCAAATTAAATATAGTACTATGTTTAAAGATTAATATATCACCAAATCAGATTCattacagaaatatatttataatatatattattcacCTTATAACtagtaaaaaagtgaaaaaaatgatgtaatattataccatttgataaaattcaacatacaTCTGATAAAATTGAATCTGATAAggctagcagaaaaaaaaataaggcacatTATTCTAATATCAATGGTAAAACAACAAATCCATTCTGAAAATGACACAAAACTTCACCAGAAAGGATTGATCAATTTATTCAATTTCTAAATAGCACAAGATAACATAATCAAAGTCAAGAGATCTAATAGAGTAGAAAAATTACTTTCACCACAAATGAAAAAAGGATACATCCTTACTGTATGAAAAGATCTtaagtcaatatggaaagcacaaACACCCTTACAGAAAGTTCACAGGCAAATGAACAGGCAACATCATGAACAACCCCAAAAATGGGAAggatatatgtaaaaatacattctattgtcatgtataactaaaaaccaatttaaaaaaaaagaaaatgaacaggcAATTCACAGAAGGAAAAAGGACAAAGGAAAACTAAGGTTTATAATTTGtcagagcattttaaaatttttactctcACTGATTATAAATATCTATAGTAGGGAGGTAGTTCATTTTAATcaccattttaaaaactaaaaagatgaCTTGGAAATTTTATGGTTTTGAAAAAACCCAGGGTTAAGGTCTTGAGAGCTACTTGGAAAACTCACTGTAAGtccaaatatatttgaaatgattAGTAACTACTTTATTA
Encoded here:
- the Ccdc110 gene encoding coiled-coil domain-containing protein 110, coding for MREKTPKWDCTLDLGKRSKGEVLPTSQMSWALLEKHPLRSPLPLRGGSAPSGGRRGHGPPGWGSWSAPLLPTEPKTLLGSVTEKHTEEEDAVDSVLLSASKILNASEGLKEIGGSETEYGCISESENQIQPQSALKVLQHQLESFQALRIQTLQNVSMVQSEISEILNKSIIEVETPQFGSEKNLAFSTHTEKNSPIEKPEEIFSMEKIHHFEDSMIRPSMDEKFSSNNVNSLSQSINIPSQTQFKDILTLENLRTPTDNSASNIIIMNPSENSDILKNYNNQYSFLPKISQNVISQADTSILDKSKMDMPFLKHGFCENLDDICYSIKQMKEELQKSHDRELALTSELQTLKTNPNIQRNGNYDLFPIHKEKIDFTKEESIESNLNEDIKSKRISELEALVSKLLPLRETVSKFHVNFCRKCKKLSKSEIHRGKNNEKNNKDIPINGKTITDLKFHSRVPRHTLSFLDQTKHEIKDKEGKPFIVKHGSVVAENEKTSKVNSVTEQCVAKIQYLQNYLKESMQIQKKVSELENENLTLKTKIKPLVFTTQSLIQKIESHEKQLKNLVEEKNTIQSKLIKAEDDSKECLKEFKKIISKYNVLQGQNKMLEEKNSQLALEKQQMLDAFDQLKSKEHKIQNDMALVTSENNRMSIEMEAMKTNILLIHDEKDILEKKTYQLLQDKSSLENELKENQLEILQLKEKERLAKNEQESLLQILETIKNEKLNLETILQDATTARQMMERKIETLQTYQNASEESFLKEIKNAKSEANIYKNSLSEISKECEMLSKMVVEIKTDNQILKEELKKHSQENMNFENSLSRLTEDKMLLENYVRSIENERNTLEFEMRNLQREYLSLSDKISSQHHDLTKMTHISRREKFHFDNYNTYEDTSNPRSRPLAHDLKGIPSKLYQMFPSKICK